In a genomic window of Methanosarcina horonobensis HB-1 = JCM 15518:
- the mutS gene encoding DNA mismatch repair protein MutS, with the protein MTEMMTPAMRQYYEAKQAYPDTLIFFRMGDFYESFGEDAKTIAKELEITLTARGKDKSGERMPLAGIPYHAIDTYLPRLINKGYKVAICEQLEDPKQAKGVVKRGVIRVVTPGTAIDSSMFSDASNNYLMAVAGREVGKSGKNGEKEMEFGLSFLDISTGEFLTTQFTDSESFEKLLSELARMRPAECILPPALYGNSELVDRLKDQTIVQEFAPEIFGIEEAGEKLKTHFRVSTLEGMGCEKLEFAVYSAWAALEYAKTTQMRDLEHINTLRTYSNTEFMILDSVTLRNLEIVKNVRDEGDQNSLYRTLNCTRTPMGSRILKKWLLKPLLSVEEINLRLDAVEELAGDPLLRYDIRNWLSDVRDIERLVGRIVYGNANARDLVALKKSLDVVPSIRDCLLEKACAEVLKEVAEGLAAFSELEELDEMIEKAIVEEPPITVREGGMIRPGFSEELDELRDISSNSKQWIAAFQQKEKDRTGIKSLKVGYNKVFGYYIEVTNANSSQVPDDYIRKQTMANAERFFTPELKEKESLILTANDKAVALEYEIFSEITDTLAAHSKKLQETAEGIGCLDVLADLAEVAENNNYTRPQLTEDCKILIRDGRHPVVESTVSGGFVPNDTEMDCKENQFLLVTGPNMAGKSTYMRQTALIAIMAQAGSFVPASYASIGVIDQVFTRIGAFDDLASGQSTFMVEMVELANILNNASPKSLVLLDEIGRGTSTYDGYSIAKAVVEFLHNRGKVGVRALFATHYHQLTALEEKLKRVKNYHIAVKEEGHELVFLRKIVPGATDRSYGIHVARLAGVPEKVIERANEILRELERESILEETEDSENGKKRKGKATARYTQMLLFDPGSSSGNSERAKGISPVEAALKKMNVDEMTPIEAMNKLHELKKLLG; encoded by the coding sequence ATGACTGAAATGATGACCCCTGCAATGCGCCAGTACTACGAAGCCAAACAGGCATACCCTGACACCCTGATCTTCTTCCGGATGGGAGACTTCTACGAATCATTCGGGGAAGACGCAAAAACCATTGCAAAAGAGCTTGAGATTACATTAACAGCCCGCGGCAAGGACAAATCAGGGGAGAGAATGCCGCTTGCAGGAATTCCCTACCATGCAATTGACACATACCTGCCCAGGCTGATAAACAAAGGGTACAAAGTAGCTATCTGTGAACAGCTTGAAGACCCAAAGCAGGCAAAAGGCGTCGTGAAGAGAGGGGTTATCAGGGTGGTAACCCCGGGAACAGCAATAGATTCTTCCATGTTCTCGGATGCTTCAAATAACTACCTTATGGCAGTTGCAGGAAGAGAAGTCGGAAAATCCGGAAAAAACGGGGAAAAAGAAATGGAGTTCGGGCTTTCCTTCCTCGATATCTCTACAGGAGAATTCCTAACAACCCAGTTTACAGATTCGGAAAGTTTCGAAAAATTACTCAGCGAACTTGCCCGCATGCGGCCTGCGGAATGCATCCTGCCCCCTGCCCTGTATGGGAATTCGGAACTCGTAGATAGGTTAAAGGACCAGACAATCGTGCAGGAATTTGCGCCGGAAATCTTCGGAATAGAAGAAGCCGGGGAAAAACTGAAAACTCATTTCAGGGTCTCAACCCTGGAGGGCATGGGCTGTGAAAAACTGGAATTTGCAGTCTATTCTGCCTGGGCTGCCCTTGAGTATGCAAAGACAACCCAGATGAGAGACCTTGAGCATATCAATACCCTCAGGACCTACTCAAACACCGAGTTCATGATTCTCGATTCCGTTACCCTGCGCAATCTTGAAATAGTGAAAAATGTGCGGGACGAAGGAGACCAGAACTCCCTTTACAGAACCCTTAACTGCACAAGGACACCTATGGGAAGCCGCATCCTGAAAAAATGGCTCTTAAAGCCGCTCCTTTCCGTAGAAGAAATCAACCTCAGGCTGGATGCAGTAGAAGAGCTGGCAGGAGACCCTCTGCTCCGCTATGATATCCGGAATTGGCTTTCGGACGTGAGGGACATTGAACGCCTCGTAGGCAGGATAGTTTACGGAAACGCCAATGCAAGGGACCTCGTAGCCCTGAAAAAATCCCTTGATGTAGTGCCCTCTATCCGGGACTGCCTCCTGGAAAAAGCCTGTGCAGAGGTGTTAAAAGAGGTTGCGGAAGGACTTGCAGCCTTTTCAGAACTGGAAGAACTGGACGAGATGATCGAGAAAGCAATTGTTGAAGAACCTCCCATAACCGTCCGGGAAGGCGGAATGATAAGACCCGGATTCAGTGAGGAACTTGACGAACTCAGGGATATTTCGAGCAACAGCAAACAATGGATTGCAGCCTTCCAGCAGAAGGAAAAGGATAGGACAGGGATCAAGTCCCTGAAAGTCGGATACAATAAAGTCTTCGGATATTATATTGAGGTTACCAATGCAAACAGCAGCCAGGTGCCTGATGACTATATAAGAAAGCAGACCATGGCAAATGCGGAACGCTTCTTTACACCTGAGCTCAAAGAAAAAGAAAGCCTGATCCTGACAGCAAACGATAAAGCCGTAGCTCTGGAATACGAAATCTTCTCTGAAATTACAGACACCCTTGCAGCTCATTCAAAGAAACTCCAGGAAACAGCAGAAGGGATAGGTTGCCTTGATGTCCTTGCAGACCTTGCCGAGGTTGCAGAAAATAACAATTATACACGCCCGCAGCTTACCGAAGACTGTAAGATCCTTATCAGGGATGGACGGCATCCGGTAGTCGAAAGTACGGTATCGGGAGGTTTTGTCCCGAACGATACCGAAATGGATTGCAAGGAAAACCAATTTTTGCTGGTTACAGGCCCGAACATGGCAGGAAAGTCCACCTATATGCGCCAGACCGCTCTTATTGCGATTATGGCTCAGGCAGGATCTTTTGTCCCGGCGTCCTATGCCTCAATAGGTGTTATTGACCAGGTATTTACAAGGATAGGGGCTTTTGACGACCTTGCAAGCGGACAGAGTACTTTTATGGTCGAGATGGTAGAGCTTGCAAACATCCTGAACAATGCAAGCCCGAAAAGCCTTGTACTGCTCGACGAAATCGGCAGGGGGACAAGCACCTATGACGGGTACAGCATTGCAAAAGCAGTTGTTGAGTTCCTGCACAACAGGGGAAAGGTAGGCGTAAGGGCTCTATTTGCAACCCACTACCATCAGCTCACAGCCCTTGAAGAGAAATTAAAACGGGTGAAAAATTATCACATAGCAGTAAAAGAAGAAGGCCACGAGTTAGTTTTCCTGAGGAAAATCGTTCCCGGAGCAACGGACAGAAGTTACGGAATTCATGTTGCAAGGCTTGCCGGAGTCCCGGAAAAAGTGATCGAAAGAGCAAACGAAATCCTCAGGGAGCTCGAAAGGGAAAGCATACTTGAGGAAACTGAGGACAGTGAAAACGGGAAAAAGAGAAAAGGCAAAGCAACCGCCCGCTATACCCAGATGCTGCTTTTCGATCCCGGAAGCAGCAGCGGAAATTCGGAAAGGGCAAAAGGAATAAGTCCTGTAGAAGCAGCCCTGAAAAAGATGAATGTGGATGAGATGACGCCAATAGAAGCCATGAACAAACTTCATGAGCTTAAGAAGTTGCTTGGTTAA